One Drosophila virilis strain 15010-1051.87 chromosome 5, Dvir_AGI_RSII-ME, whole genome shotgun sequence DNA window includes the following coding sequences:
- the tou gene encoding uncharacterized protein tou isoform X3, translated as MNKNAGDGSGNDGKNSNNHGKGGSGGGGGAGAGGPHDPTGLLDAASLFAYWGRDPTGAAAAAASNPLFNSQFNAAAAAGLGLLPNAAGAAAANDRYSSMAAAAAAAAGAHHHQNTMAVAASQAASLAGLHPASWWSMAQLAAQDYFSRLQASGLSPFPHPDLAAAFGPAAMAMGGGGTGSGAGAAGGAGMVGVGGGGGAAGGGSGSSSKSNKSRKEKRAAQQQQQQQQQQQQQQNLANSLNAAAAAAAAAAANNPAAALASMHGFGLPGTSMPPSGSSASISTSSAGHGGYKSTASAYGKPSTMTSSGSSNSIASNPGSAYDPVTLHKELLAMQAVAAAASGSGVGGMSGLGSGGGSNSSSGKKSSGAGGGSSLHAHGLSNLAMSLGAGGSGGGGSGGGIMSSSKASTNVSSSSSGGASLSGMHPSMSMSPHANISGSGMGSSGKDRDRDKNNPSLNALNSLSQFGALGMTPQQSVQAAMNAFAASSGAAASATVTSAAHLSQQQQQQQVASTTMAGSGNKGSAKDYMSNAAMMSSGSEHPSLLGVRLPPDTEIIKYTSSIVGPKIPGLSPSKRARLEMEYAAMAAAAQQQQHLHGMLGAAGMPMGLGMSPMDQLSGVSKAAVSASSSSSTVTSTAGSTAGHSQSHSHSQNASNDRVEVIKLPPTITSNGAYNLSNKGCGKELHDLTTDPSLASGVNLSLKSSALPATGAIGSASNPITIDDFDAPLNLSMKPSDKNSSNSMNATAAAGASSAASSAASSALGNLASDYQAQGSGGSGSNSLQSLSSITAALGGTGGMPGGSISGSGSGAGGASPSPAQGSMPAASGTSSSGSGSGSGSSTYKEGRPRNLGRGVSKPKKNTVASLLAQSRAVGLKPMLATQQLLQQGADIEKIRLALSEANAHMETSTDSESVAAESGLSESESEDANILNVAELRVPLELGWKRDTVIRGLTKQGQIRGEVTYYAPGSTLPLKTIGQVFALLEQQPSSLTRENFSFSARAIVGSFLQPAPPPYANDGEYIRMTDEDVAKRLEDLKVFTRQTLNVEQRIEIAKQQQAMRDAKKQQKEELARNKEKARQEKNAKLEQQRKEKELKNQQAIEERKKRQEELDRLKQEELLKKQQEKEKRRQEAILAKEQELQKQKELLLAAEMERERRRQHMNLIRMLELRRKFEEREKKKHQLVLDRLILRERRMAERKRDAEILQLIRKPSEDSELPQELNVPELERIAGNRLPGQAMADLLMVFEFLHNFGETLGFDMESLPSLQNLHDALISDSNADAEEELLSVMTHLLVCAIEDPGVPNPGRHTTLLGQSLRNADITNSNVSEILRIYLYATATGEIRQMHGITVDRERERRVPDHHQLDADTATHSAKNHEYYKLLHENDTWKLSHALKDRPFVALNPTRKAQMLAHLCNDLLMNKAVLRQIDGSLETCAQMRKEKYMTDMKVRKYKALHQRKARIEAYEKAQAEREAAMQALLAQQKLDAERERERLAKQAEAEAEAEANKQATTESPAEGTAAAEPTPGAECNSEEKTQEEKTRQDQQQQQQQQTPDTEQPQPMELDGDAPVLISSSGDSVAPLSAAPMSEVSPSKQLAKLEEYQQNGGTAAGATAAPDVGMTALLQAKKSGARNSINEDGHSQSHDVSIIEDDLSDLDSEITNVEEDEDNRLSADELQKKLDKIVRASLNCKEALEKSTNQLRAACFGQDRFWRRYWKLPKAGGIFIEALESAQNDICGYHEALEAMDEQLQQQTQQETPSDTQNVAVDGAEQQEQPTQLPDANVPAAAAAAAAAAATTTAAVEQMEVDEPAELDSVKAQLANHQPVNANENENEEDDDDDDDVTEINKVEPEIVDLGDDDDEVLPSVVKATEPVVARPEIKVKSEMELMGPPPTVISTKTDFEAEIKIPTIPGLIPTLSNNNNNNNNNNNNNNNNNNNNNNNGGVGSSNGNCDKAEAMSQEDLKKEDDCIIVSTTQIGEDAAPKWFSIVKREVPLVSELPAEEGGVVATELQLSYASYQHCSAQLQLQGHPWDLINNMQYYSIPMEECKVDPTKFSQECIFTLSGLDEKQMQAKLDEYEQAKLTVSKNGLASPHRGQPTDEEQQQQQQQLLKLSKSKSEPEAFFRLRADAAPDTGGGSVESPDLKPKIELRLDEALSQAYYHNIANMSLSSVQTYIPIDIPLPLSMTPDEHRLLEQVKLAGFPEKVHGVYVPRRQRYGWWQLDDEQKLRQLLKTLNPSGLRERELQENLTRFLGLEQPLGVNYQLKLNEAQAELVEYMMPDRPGDWNPKVARRVELALLEQLESLEDKIASASMQLKNWQLPTRSDNDINLGEQEEMCEADFVSIIPMIRERIIDLEANIERRYLKPPLGSQTGDAHLAVIAQNQQTSTQTQNSASAAAYLLQMQQQQQQLMAQQQTQQPGNNLNASVFNERAMALAAAAAAAAPSTSVASTSCETIVPPAGTLESCSGAASPASNCDSDKDEKVENIPKGLVQWRDAVARSHTTAQLAMALYVLESCVAWDKSIMKAYATPAKNNKSNKKKGSAKKQATPKKKQQQQLEQSGSKQKQSKKDKDKDKEKKQSNKATPKKSKQMENAKEAPAAAKTPSMTIKINLKALAQNGCDQNSNSNSNSDSDSNSDTDCNSYSNGKRKRQGRRSGTTTNSCKYSNSLQNCQFCTSGENEDKLLLCDGCDKGYHTYCFKPKMDNIPDGDWYCYECVNKATNERKCIVCGGHRPSPVGKMIYCDLCPRAYHADCYIPPLLKVPRGKWYCHGCITRAPPPKKRSAASSGSSSSKSRRDRDASTAAKRRGSDKHQLLASAGSMEHLCPIDPHQQQLQQQQQQQQQQLQQQQQQMLLHGSQQSLNSSHDESMTSLPAPLSPAHSIASATYDEQHHNNSIDGTRFQAHLGNNNGGVQLEESGSFATGYAAPSNFGVVSVPQAMQFAAMSPREVTPTRTPTPTPTSTPVAAPTPPPPALSAPLQPPTPNVTAPVLMQASPTALLNVACQSPPQQQLMAMPSPRTCTPTPPAAAGAGAGTQMSPPPINIHAIQEAKEKLKQEKKEKHATKKLIKELAVCKTLLGEMELHEDSWPFLLPVNTKQFPTYRKIIKAPMDLSTIKKKLQDLSYKCREDFCVDVRQIFDNCEMFNEDDSPVGKAGHGMRKFFESRWTELTDKHS; from the exons atgaacaaaaatgccggcgatggcagcggcaacgacGGCAAAAACTCAAACAATCACGGCAAGGGCGGCTCCGGCGGGGGTGGCGGCGCAGGGGCGGGCGGGCCCCACGATCCCACCGGACTATTAGATGCTGCATCGCTGTTTG CGTATTGGGGCCGAGATCCCACTGGagctgcagccgcagctgcttCAAATCCGCTCTTCAACTCGCAGTTCAATGCTGCCGCGGCCGCCGGCTTGGGCCTATTACCAAATGCTGCCGGCGCAGCGGCTGCCAATGATCGTTACTCATCAAtggccgcagcagctgcggcagctgctggcgcCCACCATCACCAGAACACAATGGCCGTCGCGGCCTCCCAGGCCGCCAGCCTGGCAGGTCTGCATCCAGCAA GCTGGTGGTCCATGGCTCAGTTGGCCGCACAGGATTACTTTAGCCGGCTGCAGGCCTCCGGACTGTCGCCGTTTCCCCATCCCGATCTGGCAGCTGCCTTTGGGCCCGCCGCCATGGCCATGGGTGGCGGCGGCACGGGCTCCGGTGCGGGCGCAGCGGGCGGCGCGGGCATGGTCGGAGTAGGTGGTGGAGGTGGCGCCGcgggcggcggcagcggctccAGCAGCAAGTCGAACAAGTCGCGCAAGGAGAAACGCGccgcccaacagcagcagcagcaacaacaacagcaacagcagcagcagaatctGGCCAACAGCCTGAACGccgcggcggcagcagcagctgccgcagcagccaaCAATCCCGCCGCGGCCTTGGCCAGCATGCACGGCTTTGGACTGCCGGGCACCAGCATGCCGCCTTCCGGCAGCAGCGCCTCCATCTCGACAAGCAGCGCGGGCCACGGCGGCTACAAG AGCACTGCCAGCGCGTATGGCAAGCCCTCGACAATgaccagcagcggcagcagcaacagtattGCGAGTAATCCTGGCTCTGCCTACGATCCGGTCACCCTGCACAAAGAGCTGCTGGCCATGCAGGCCGTCGCAGCGGCCGCCTCCGGCTCTGGCGTGGGCGGCATGTCGGGTCTCGGCAGTGGCGGCGGCTCCAACAGTTCCTCTGGCAAGAAATCTAGCGGAGCTGGTGGTGGCTCATCGCTGCATGCCCACGGTCTGTCCAACCTGGCCATGAGCCTGGGCGCAGGCGGCAGCGGTGGTGGCGGCAGTGGAGGTGGCATCATGTCCAGCAGCAAGGCGTCGACCAACGTCAGCTCAAGCTCGAGCGGCGGCGCCTCGCTGAGTGGCATGCACCCGAGCATGTCCATGTCGCCGCATGCAAACATCTCCGGCAGCGGCATGGGCAGCTCTGGCAAGGATCGGGATCGCGACAAGAACAATCCGTCGCTCAATGCCCTCAACTCGCTCTCACAATTCGGCGCACTCGGCATGACGCCCCAGCAGAGCGTGCAGGCGGCCATGAATGCGTTTGCGGCGAGCAGCGGAGCCGCTGCCAGCGCCACGGTCACCTCCGCGGCACATctgtcacagcagcagcagcaacagcaggtgGCCAGCACAACGATGGCCGGCAGCGGGAACAAAGGCAGCGCCAAGGACTACATGAGCAATGCGGCCATGATGAGCAG CGGCAGCGAACATCCGTCGCTGTTGGGTGTGAGACTGCCGCCGGATACGGAGATTATCAAGTACACGTCCTCCATCGTGGGCCCCAAGATACCCG GGCTCAGTCCGTCGAAGCGCGCCAGACTCGAAATGGAGTACGCCGCaatggcggcagcagcacagcagcagcagcatctgcacGGCATGCTGGGCGCCGCCGGTATGCCCATGGGTCTGGGCATGAGTCCCATGGATCAGCTAAGTGGCGTCTCTAAGGCGGCTGTTTCCgcatcgtcgtcatcgtcgacGGTGACCAGCACGGCTGGCTCCACAGCCGGTCACAGTCAGAGCCACAGTCACAGCCAGAATGCGTCCAACGATCGGGTGGAGGTCATCAAGTTGCCGCCGACCATTACCTCGAACGGCGCATACAATCTGTCCAACAAGGGTTGCGGCAAGGAGCTGCACGACCTGACCACCGACCCTTCACTGGCCTCTGGTGTTAATCTCAGCTTGAAGTCGAGTGCTTTGCCCGCCACCGGCGCCATTGGCTCCGCCTCCAATCCCATTACCATAGACGACTTTGATGCACCACTGAATCTGTCCATGAAACCCTCGGACAAAAATAGTTCAAACAGCATGAacgccacagcagcagcaggagcatcGTCTGCTGCCTCTTCAGCGGCTTCCTCGGCGCTGGGCAATCTGGCCAGCGACTATCAGGCGCagggcagcggcggcagcggttcGAATAGCTTGCAGAGCTTGAGCTCCATAACCGCTGCCTTGGGCGGCACCGGTGGCATGCCTGGCGGATCCATTtccggcagcggcagtggaGCAGGCGGTGCTTCGCCTTCGCCGGCACAGGGCAGCATGCCAGCTGCGTCGGGCACGTCtagctctggctctggctctgggtCTGGCTCCTCCACATATAAGGAGGGACGACCGCGCAACTTGGGCCGTGGCGTGTCCAAGCCCAAGAAGAACACGGTGGCCTCGCTGCTGGCGCAGTCACGCGCCGTGGGACTGAAGCCAATGCTGGCCACGCAGCAGTTGCTCCAACAGGGCGCGGACATT GAAAAGATACGCTTGGCGCTGAGCGAGGCTAACGCACACATGGAAACGTCAACGGACTCGGAGAGCGTCGCCGCCGAGAGCGGACTTTCGGAGTCGGAGAGCGAGGATGCCAACATACTGAATGTGGCAGAGCTGCGTGTGCCCCTAGAGCTCGGCTGGAAGCGAGATACAGTCATACGCGGCTTAACCAAGCAGGGTCAGATACGCGGCGAGGTCACCTACTACGCACCGGGCAGCACCCTGCCCCTGAAGACCATTGGCCAAGTGTTTGCT CTCTTGGAGCAGCAGCCATCGAGTCTGACGCGCGAGAACTTTAGTTTCTCGGCGCGTGCCATTGTGGGCTCGTTCCTGCAGCCCGCGCCACCGCCCTATGCCAACGATGGCGAGTACATACGAATGACGGACGAGGATGTGGCGAAGCGGCTGGAGGATCTGAAAGTATTTACGCGACAGACGCTCAACGTGGAGCAGCGCATTGAGAtcgccaagcagcagcaggcgatGCGCGATGCCAAGAAACAGCAGAAGGAGGAGCTGGCCCGCAACAAGGAGAAGGCGCGCCAGGAGAAGAATGCcaagctggagcagcagcgcaAGGAGAAGGAACTGAAGAACCAGCAGGCCATCGAG GAGCGCAAAAAGCGTCAGGAAGAACTGGATCGCCTCAAGCAGGAGGAGTTGCTCAAGAAGCAGCAG GAGAAAGAGAAGCGACGTCAGGAAGCTATTCTAGCTAAAGAACAG GAACTGCAGAAGCAAAAGGAGCTACTGCTGGCTGCCGAAATG GAGCGCGAACGACGCCGCCAGCACATGAACTTGATCAGGATGCTCGAGCTGcggcgcaaattcgaagagcGTGAAAAGAAGAAGCACCAGCTGGTGCTGGATCGCTTGATACTGCGCGAGCGTCGCATGGCTGAGCGTAAGCGGGACGCGGAGATACTGCAGCTAATACGCAAACCCAGCGAGGATTCAGAGCTGCCGCAGGAGCTGAACGTGCCGGAACTGGAGCGCATCGCTGGCAATCGTTTGCCTGGACAGGCGATGGCCGATTTGCTGATGGTGTTCGAGTTCCTGCACAACTTTGGCGAGACGCTCGGCTTTGACATGGAGTCGCTGCCGTCTCTGCAGAACCTGCACGATGCGCTCATCAGCGACAGCAATGCGGACGCCGAGGAGGAGCTGCTTTCGGTGATGACGCACCTGCTGGTCTGTGCCATCGAGGATCCGGGTGTGCCCAATCCTGGCCGGCACACCACGCTGCTGGGCCAGTCGCTGCGCAACGCGGACATTACCAACTCAAACGTGTCCGAGATCCTGCGCATCTACCTGTACGCCACCGCCACCGGCGAGATTCGCCAGATGCACGGCATCACTGTGGACAGGGAGCGCGAGCGACGCGTGCCCGACCACCACCAACTGGACGCGGATACGGCCACGCACTCGGCCAAGAATCATGAGTACTACAAGCTGCTGCACGAGAACGACACATGGAAGCTCTCGCACGCACTCAAGGATCGGCCCTTCGTGGCGCTCAATCCGACACGCAAGGCACAGATGCTGGCGCACCTGTGCAACGACCTGCTGATGAACAAGGCGGTGCTGCGTCAGATCGACGGCAGCCTCGAGACCTGCGCCCAGATGCGCAAGGAGAAGTACATGACCGACATGAAGGTGCGCAAATACAAGGCCTTGCACCAGCGCAAGGCTCGCATCGAGGCCTACGAGAAGGCGCAGGCGGAGCGTGAAGCGGCCATGCAAGCGCTCCTGGCCCAACAGAAGCTCGACGCCGAACGCGAACGCGAACGTCTCGCCAAGCAGGCAGAGGCCGAGGCGGAGGCAGAGGCCAACAAGCAGGCAACGACCGAGTCGCCGGCTGAGGGAACTGCTGCGGCAGAGCCAACTCCAGGTGCTGAGTGCAACAGCGAGGAAAAAACACAGGAGGAGAAAACCAGGCaggaccagcagcagcagcagcagcagcagactcCAGACACGGAGCAACCACAGCCCATGGAACTGGATGGCGATGCTCCAGTGCTGATTTCCAGTAGCGGCGATTCAGTGGCACCGCTTTCCGCCGCGCCCATGTCCGAGGTGAGTCCCTCGAAGCAGCTGGCCAAGCTGGAGGAGTATCAGCAAAACGGCGGAACGGCAGctggagcaacagcagcgccagaTGTCGGGATGACGGCGCTGCTGCAGGCAAAGAAGAGCGGCGCACGCAATTCCATCAATGAGGATGGGCACTCGCAGAGCCACGACGTGAGCATCATTGAGGATGACCTGTCCGATTTAGACTCAGAGATAACCAACGTTGAGGAGGACGAGGACAATCGCCTGAGTGCCGACGAGCTGCAAAAGAAGCTTGACAAGATTGTGCGCGCCTCGCTCAACTGCAAGGAGGCGCTGGAGAAGAGCACCAATCAGCTGCGGGCCGCCTGCTTCGGCCAGGATCGTTTCTGGCGACGCTACTGGAAGCTGCCAAAGGCTGGCGGCATTTTCATCGAGGCTCTGGAGTCGGCCCAGAACGACATTTGCGGCTACCACGAGGCGCTGGAGGCCATGGAcgaacagctgcaacaacagacGCAGCAGGAGACGCCCAGCGACACACAGAATGTGGCAGTTGATGGCGCcgagcagcaagaacagccCACACAGCTGCCGGATGCAAATGtccctgcagcagcagcagcagcagcagcagcagcagcaacaacaacagctgcagtaGAGCAAATGGAGGTCGATGAACCGGCGGAACTGGATAGTGTCAAAGCACAGCTGGCGAATCACCAGCCGGTGAACGCGAACGAGAACGAGAACGAGgaggacgacgacgatgacgatgatgtgACGGAGATCAACAAAGTGGAGCCGGAGATTGTGGACCTTggcgacgatgatgatgaggtGTTGCCCAGCGTTGTGAAGGCCACAGAGCCTGTCGTGGCCAGGCCAGAGATTAAGGTCAAATCGGAGATGGAGCTAATGGGACCGCCGCCCACGGTCATCTCAACGAAAACCGACTTTGAGGCCGAGATCAAGATACCCACCATTCCGGGTCTAATACCAACtctcagcaacaacaacaacaataacaacaacaacaacaacaacaacaacaacaacaacaacaacaataacaacaacggaggcgtcggcagcagcaacggcaactgtGATAAGGCGGAGGCAATGAGTCAGGAGGATCTCAAGAAGGAGGACGACTGCATCATTGTGTCGACAACGCAGATTGGCGAGGACGCCGCGCCCAAATGGTTCTCGATTGTTAAGCGCGAGGTGCCGCTGGTCAGCGAGCTGCCGGCGGAGGAGGGTGGCGTGGTGGCCACAGAGCTGCAGCTCAGCTATGCCAGTTACCAGCACTGCAgtgcacagctgcagctgcagggcCATCCGTGGGATCTGATCAACAACATGCAGTACTACAGCATACCCATGGAGGAGTGCAAGGTGGATCCGACGAAGTTCAGTCAGGAGTGCATATTCACGCTGTCGGGACTGGACGAGAAGCAGATGCAGGCCAAGCTGGATGAGTACGAACAGGCCAAGTTAACGGTGTCAAAAAACGGTCTGGCGTCTCCTCATCGTGGCCAGCCAACCGatgaggagcagcagcagcagcagcagcagctactaaAGCTGTCCAAGTCCAAATCCGAGCCGGAAGCGTTTTTTCGTTTGCGCGCTGATGCCGCACCAGATACGGGCGGCGGGAGCGTCGAATCTCCGGACTTGAAGCCCAAGATTGAACTGCGTCTGGATGAGGCCCTGTCCCAGGCGTATTACCACAACATAGCGAACATGTCGCTGAGCAGCGTGCAGACCTATATACCGATAGACATTCCGTTGCCGCTGTCGATGACGCCGGACGAGCACCGGCTGCTGGAGCAGGTGAAGCTGGCCGGCTTTCCGGAGAAGGTGCACGGCGTGTATGTGCCGCGCAGGCAGCGCTACGGTTGGTGGCAGCTGGACGACGAGCAAAAGCTGCGCCAGCTGCTGAAAACGTTGAATCCGTCGGGATTGCGCGAGCGCGAGCTGCAGGAGAATCTGACGCGCTTCCTCGGACTCGAACAGCCGCTGGGCGTCAACTATCAGCTGAAGCTGAACGAGGCTCAGGCCGAGCTGGTCGAGTACATGATGCCGGACCGTCCGGGCGACTGGAACCCCAAGGTGGCCAGGCGAGTCGAGTTGGCACTTTTGGAGCAGCTCGAATCGCTGGAAGATAAAATTGCCAGCGCATCGATGCAGCTAAAGAACTGGCAACTGCCCACGCGCAGCGACAATGACATTAATCTGGGCGAGCAGGAGGAGATGTGCGAGGCGGACTTTGTGAGCATCATACCCATGATAAGGGAGCGCATCATCGATCTGGAGGCAAATATCGAGCGACGCTATCTGAAGCCGCCGCTTGGCTCCCAGACCGGCGACGCCCACCTGGCCGTCATCGCCCAGAATCAGCAGACCTCCACACAGACGCAGAACTCCGCCTCGGCGGCGGCGTATCTGCtgcagatgcagcagcagcagcaacagctgatgGCCCAGCAGCAGACCCAACAGCCCGGCAACAATCTGAACGCCTCCGTCTTTAACGAGCGCGCCATGGCCTTGgccgcggctgctgcggcagctgctccCAGCACCAGCGTCGCGTCCACATCCTGTGAGACGATTGTGCCGCCAGCCGGAACCCTGGAGTCCTGCTCTGGCGCCGCATCGCCGGCCAGCaactgcgacagcgacaagGACGAGAAGGTGGAGAATATACCCAAGGGCCTGGTGCAATGGCGAGATGCCGTCGCCCGATCCCATACCACCGCCCAGCTGGCCATGGCCCTCTATGTGCTGGAGTCCTGCGTGGCATGGGACAAGAGCATCATGAAGGCG tatgcaacgccCGCAAAGAACAACAAGTCCAACAAGAAGAAAGGCAGCGCCAAAAAGCAGGCTACGccaaagaagaagcagcaacaacaacttgagcAGAGCGgctcaaaacaaaagcagTCCAAAAAGGACAAGGACAAGGACAAGGAGAAGAAGCAGTCAAACAAAGCAACACCGaagaaatcaaagcaaatggaaaatgcTAAAGAGgcgccagctgcagcaaaaACTCCTTCGAtgaccataaaaataaatttgaaagcCTTGGCGCAGAACGGATGTGACCAGAACTCGAACTCAAACTCGAACTCTGACTCCGATTCGAACTCGGACACTGACTGCAATTCGTATTCGAACGGCAAACGCAAACGACAAGGACGACGTTCAGGCACTACTACAAACTCTTGCAAATATTCAAACTCCTTACAGAATTGCCAGTTCTGCACCTCGGGCGAGAACGAGGACAAGCTGCTGCTCTGCGATGGCTGCGACAAGGGCTACCACACCTACTGCTTCAAGCCCAAAATGGACAACATACCCGATGGCGACTG GTACTGCTATGAGTGCGTCAATAAGGCGACCAACGAGCGCAAGTGCATCGTCTGCGGCGGGCATCGGCCCTCGCCTGTCGGCAAGATGATCTACTGTGATCTGTGCCCGCGCGCCTATCACGCCGACTGCTACATTCCGCCGCTGTTGAAGGTGCCGCGCGGCAAGTGGTACTGCCACGGCTGCATCACCCGCGCCCCGCCACCCAAAAAGAGAAGCGccgccagcagcggcagcagcagcagcaagtcgCGACGGGATCGCGATGCCAGCACCGCGGCAAAGCGGCGCGGCAGCGACAAACATCAGCTGTTGGCCTCGGCCGGCAGCATGGAGCATCTGTGTCCCATCGATccacaccagcagcagctgcagcagcagcagcagcagcagcagcaacaactgcagcagcagcagcagcaaatgctgcTGCATGGCTCACAGCAGTCGCTCAACTCGTCGCATGACGAGTCCATGACATCCCTTCCAGCGCCGCTTAG TCCGGCGCATTCGATTGCCTCGGCCACGTACGATGAGCAGCATCACAATAACTCGATTGATGGCACCCGTTTCCAGGCGCATCTCGGCAATAACAACGGAGGCGTGCAGCTGGAGGAGAGCGGCTCCTTTGCGACAGGCTATGCAGCGCCGAGTAACTTTGGCGTCGTGTCTGTGCCGCAGGCGATGCAGTTTGCGGCCATGTCACCGCGTGAGGTGACGCCCACACGCACACCTACGCCCACGCCGACGTCCACGCCCGTGGCGGCACCAACACCACCACCGCCAGCGCTGTCAGCGCCGCTACAGCCACCGACGCCGAACGTAACGGCGCCTGTTTTGATGCAGGCATCGCCAACGGCTTTGTTGAACGTTGCCTGCCAGTCGCctccgcagcagcagctgatggcCATGCCGTCGCCGAGGACATGCACTCCAACAccgccggctgctgctggtgctggggCTGGGACGCAAATGTCGCCGCCACCCATTAACATACACGCCATACAGGAGGCCAAGGAGAAGCTGAAGCAGGAGAAGAAGGAGAAGCATGCCACCAAGAAGCTGATCAAGGAGCTGGCCGTCTGCAAGACGCTGCTGGGCGAAATGGAG CTTCATGAGGATTCGTGGCCATTTCTGTTGCCTGTGAACACCAAACAGTTTCCCACATATCGCAAAATCATTAAAGCGCCCATGGATCTGTCAACAATCAAGAA